In Saimiri boliviensis isolate mSaiBol1 chromosome 13, mSaiBol1.pri, whole genome shotgun sequence, the genomic window CATGCTtaagtcaaatattttaataaattgattaccagttgttaaaaaaaaaaaaacaccacgaAATGAGAGTAAAAGAGAGTCTGTCATCGTTTccaataattttattaacttcCAAACAAATTAATCACACATATTTACAAAGGCATTCCCTAGCACAATGTTCAAGGCTGAGGAAAACCCCAACAATGCTTTCCGCAGAACCCATCCCAGGGTCCAAAACACCAATCTCAGGGCAGGGCGTGGCTGAAGAGGGGCACCTGTCAGGGTTCCCTAACTTTTTCCATATTTAGTCACGTAGGGAGCAGACACAGAGTAATTCGTCTGTTTCCAGTCTCTTACACAACGAATCCCTGGCACAGAAGCTTTTCAGGGTGGGTTTCAGGAGACCCATTCCAAATACAGTTTTCCTCACCAGAATTCAAGTAGGCAGAGTCTCTGCAGCTGGTCCCTGCCTGAGCTGGGCTCCGACATGCGCAGGAGTGCCTCAGATCCTGGGGAGCTTCGGAGTCAGCACACAAAGTCTGCTCCCCGCTCTGTGCTCCTCAGTCCAACAGTCCCCTCCGAGTCACGGGAGCTGGAGGCCAGGGATCTCTGCCACCTGCAGTCTCGCTCCAGGTCAGACCAGCTCCTCCTCGGAGGAAGAGGACACCTGAAGGTCCTCACAGAGGACACTCCGTGGGACACAAACACAGGGCCCCTCAGACTTCTCTGGGACATGAGGGCTCTGAGTCGGGAAGGCTCCCGGCCTCTTCGCAGAGTCGGGTGACGGAGCCGTGAGGAACGTGGAGCTCCACCCTCCGTCTCCCAGTCTCCTGAAGAGCATTCTGAGAGGCTGGTATCCATCCTGGCCGGCCGCTGGCTGGTGGGACACGGTGCAGGCCCGGACGGTAGGCAGGCAGGGTCTGCTGTGAGGAGGCTGCAGGTCGAGGCTGGGCACCTGGGCGGGTGTCCTCCTGCTCATCTGGGGTGACCTATTTGGTCTAAGTTCGGTTAGAGCTGGCGGAGGCTGTAGAGGCTCCAGGGCGCCCGGCTCCCCTCCCTGGATGCTGTTTTCGGCGTTCTGGACGGGACCGAGTCTGGCTTTCTTGGGGACACTCAGGCAAGCCTGAATAGGAGCCTGGGCAGGCCTCTTGGCTCCTGGCCTGAAGCTGAGATTGGAGTCTAGGCCCAAGCTGTGTGTGGCGGCTGCTGGGCAGGGCTGTGAGGTCACAGCAGGACGTTTGGCTTGTGCCTGGGGGTCGATGACAGGGTTCAGGCCCTGGGTGCTGGAGGCAGCCTGGGGAACCTCACGGGAGCCACCCTCAGGGCGGCTGTTTGTGGGCTTCACCAAGAGGAGAGGCTGCGGGCCACGGCCCTGGGATGCAGCCTGAGGGATGTGGGCCACGGCCCCTGTCTGTGGTTCCGTGGGTCCACGACTTGAGGAGGAGCTCACACTGGCTTTCCTGAGGGGAGACAGTGAAGCCCAGGTGGAGCCCCTGTCAGCAATTTTGGGAGCTGAGCCGTCGGTGAGAGCAGCGTCCACGACTGGCCTCCTCTTGGTGGTGTGGACTGGCATTGGCCTGCCTGCCccctgaaagaaaggaaaccacACACGTTAGATGTTCCTCCGCATCCAGCCGATAAAAAATCCAGTACAGCCAAACACAAGGTGCTTGCACCCAGACACTCTCCAGACAGTCTCGACAGGCAGTCATTGGAAGCAGGGACTGATCCTCAAGTGAGTGCTGGCCAGGACTAGACACTTGAAAAATGTGCCTTGGAACTAGGTGTAGTGATCTACAGAATATCATCGCTGAAGTGACTGTGTCTTGGGGATTTACTGGAGTGACCTAATGTCCTCCTGCCGCTAGGAAAGTGTTGTTGGCAGGCTTGCAATAGTCCGACAGAGAGAAAGCACCAGGAAATATGGCATATTCAGATGCCTTCACCTGGAATCAATTAACCTGAAAGGGTCGTTGAGACCCTGAGGCTGAGAATGCCCCCAGTTCCCTCCCACAGCTGCGGGCCTGAACGGAAATCCCCCAGGGTAACCTGTAGGAGAGAAAGAGCAGGGCCCAGGGTGACACTCACCGTCAGATAGTCACAGGGTTCCCCCGATTCTTTTCCACCGGGCAGCCGCTTGGATTGAGGTTTCCCGGAAATTATCTGGAGGAGAGCCTTCCTCTGCTGGTCCTGCGGCCTGCAGAACAGAAAAAGCTCAGGTGCTGCCCCCTAGTTTTCCCAGGGGACGGGGAGAACCCTATCTGAGCCCAGTCCCGTTTCCTGTTTGGGCACCTTCCCTCATGGGCCaggcttcccttcctccaggcGGCCCTCTAGGCTTCCCAGCTAAGGACGTTCCTTTACATTCCATTGCTTTCCCCCTGTCCTGGGCAACCTCCATGAaacacccctgccccccacccctgaatctgtctcccagggtgaAGGGAGCTCCTGAGTGTGGCACCTGGGAGAACACCCAGCTCTTAGGTGGCAGTACCCAAAGAGCTGTGAAAACCCCTCCCACTGCTCACCTTGGTCTCTCTTCATTCTCTGCCTTCTCCTTGCTCCAGAGCCCCGGGTTCCCCTCAACCCGGGGCTTCCACGGCTTCaggttttccttcccttcctctttgccAGAGGTCTGGGGGAGCAAGGCTCCATTCCAGCGCTTCATGGGGCACCTCGTACTTCTGGCCGTGTAGCCAAACGCCCCGCAGTCTTTGCACTTGACCTGAGGGTGGAAAGAAAGTGCTGTCAGTGCACGAGCCTTTGAGGCAGAAATCAAAGATCAAAAATGAGACAGGTTGTGAATTCAGAGCTCAATAGGGATTCTAGGGAGGGGACGGTGGTATGGGGGCCGCTAAGTGCTGGGAGAGCTCAGATACGGCGTTCCTTCCCAGAGCCCGTGTTACAGAGAAACCCTTAACGGGACACACCCAGGGTTCTAATGGTCATGAGCATGAACCCAGTGTCAACAACACAGCCAAAGCTGGCTACATGGGATTCCAGGCAGGAAGGGAAGCTGCTGTCAAGGGTCTTTCAAGGGACCTATGGGGCCTGAGAGGAGGACCCAAGCCAGGCCCACCttggatagaaaaagaaatttgggccGGTTGCGGTttttcatgcctataatcccagcactttgggaggccgaggcaggtggatctcctgaggtcaggagttcaaccagcctggccaacatggtgaaccctgtctcatGTGCACGTGGGCCTGCGTGTGGGTCGGCACCTGCCCTGAGATCACTGGCACACAAGCAGAGTCCTCCTGCTGTGCTTGTTCTTCCCTTTGGATCTCCCGGCCCTCCCTTTCACACAAGCGAGCGTGCCAGTGTTTATGGACTCGTGATCTGTCAGGTTCCCAGAGGAGTTGTTCAGCAGGGAGCTTCGGTGCCACCAGTTCTAGGTTGCCTGAGGTCCATTAAAAAAGCAATGTAAAAACACCAGGTCGGGGTAAAAAGGAAGAACATCCTTCTTCCAAACGCGTTCCTGTTTCTGCTATTCAGCGTTGGGAGAATGCTCCACAGATGTTTCACCTTAGCAAAATGTCAGCTTCTCGTGCCTACCAACAATTGACTCATGAAACACACCCCAAGGCAAAATAGTAAATACCATTTTCCTCACATGCAAACCTCAAtgtgaaatattcagaaattcaCACTACTGTCATCTACTATGAACGTAAACAGACAGTCCCACCACAGGTTCAGAAGTGTCCTGACTCCAACACTCGATATTTCCCGTACGTGGGCTCATCTTGAAATGCAGGCATCACTCTCCAGTTTCCTCTCTTGCATAAACAGAAACCTGGGCTCCTTGTCCCTTGATGTAGGACTGACTgtatatgcttgtgtgtgtgtgtgtgcgtgtgtgcacgcgcCCATGTGCACGTGGGCCTGCGTGTGGGTCGGCACCTGCCCTGAGATCACTGGCACACAAGCAGAGCCCTCCAGCTGTGCTTGTTCTTCCCTTTGGATCTCCCGGCCCTCCCTTTCACACAAGCGAACGTGCCAGTGTTGATGGACTCGTGATCTGTCAGGTTCCCGGAGGAGTTGTTCAGCAGGGAGCTTCGCTGCTCAGGATGATGGTTTTTCATCCCACTCTTGCATTTCGATTGATGAATCACAAGTACATCGGGAGGCAGTGTCCATTCGACTTTTCTGATGTTGAACTctggcttggttttgttttgttcttggagGAATTTCCAGCTGTCTAAGGTGCTTTCGTCAGGGGCTGTTTCCTCCGCGCGCTCTTTCAAGTCAGGGACCTGGAGGCAGGGGTCCCTCTTGAGCTCTCCTTGAGCTGCTCCCCTGTGCGTGTCTTCAGCACCAAGGGCTCTTGGTTCCCTGCCTGTTGACACCGTCTCACCGTCTCTTTCCAATTCAGTCTTCTGGATGTAAAAGAGAACGTACGCCTGTTGATTCAGGGCAGACGTCACGCCACAGGCCGTGACCTCGGCATCATCCATTTTATACCACTGGGCATCCCCAGCTCCTGCTTTGACATAAGAGAAGTAATGTCCATTGTGGCAAGTCCACCCAGCGTGGACCAGCACAGCATAAAGAACATAGAGAAGAGGTCCTGAGTTCTGCTGAGACATGTATGGCTGCATGTCAAGGCACTCAGGATATGGCACATTCTTGGCCAGTTTGTGGCCTGTGACCTGGGAGAATCTCTTCAAGACAAGAATGAGGACCTTGGGGGAAGTGTGTAAAGTTAACGACTTGGAGGCCGGCACCTTCTGGAGACAGAGACCACAATGATAGGCATTCTCTCCATTGAGTTCTTCAGGCTTCACCAGATGTTGCAAAGCTTGCTCTACACTCTGGGCTGCCTCGATATCCAGGGCGATGTCCAGGTAAGGGtcaaaggtgtctgaagtgccaTGGCAGTGGAGACACTGGATTTGAGATCTCCAGTAGCCTCCAAATATTTGGTGGATGAGGGTGGTGTCCTCAGCGTGATCATCTAGCTGCTCGCGGCTGGGAAGGCTCGTCTTTTTCATGGCATTTAGAGTGAACATGAGAAATTCATGGGCATCTTCCTGCCTGCGTCTGTGGAAGCCAGCAGACAATGCCTGTGAAGGCTGGATGACGTGGCCAGGACGGTTGAGGGCCTGTGTCATGTGAGCTTGCATAGTACACAGCATACAGCCCTTCTGGCGATGGCAAGTTTGAGAGTGCTCCCCAGAGAGCATGTACTTGGCAAGGGGTGGTGTGTATGTCAGGCACTGCAGGGAAGCATTCACATAGCAAGTATTTCCCATGTTCTGGAGCCCAGCCCCCACCGCAGCAGGTCTCCTGCTCCTCAGAGGAAGTTTCTCCCTGGGAGCCAGCTGTCTTGCTGGCTCAGGAGCCAAATAATGAGAGAGGGCGACATGGGGCTCAGATGGCAATGATGACTTCTCAGGTTGAGACCTCGGCTTGAATTCGGCAACAGCTGCATCTGGCAGAGAAGATGTGAGTTTTGGAAAGTCATTGAAGTGCGACTCTCCTCCCAAGTGGAGTGAACCGGCCTCCATGGTGCCAGAAGTCCAGAAGTAAGGATCACCAGGTTTTGCTGCTGGGACAAGACACTTCCGCTTGCGAGAGAGCCTTCGAATGACAGGCTACCTGGCTGCACCAGCCCTTATATACCTAGCTCCCACCCAGAGGGATCATCACACCCGCCCATCAGGCACCCGATCCACCAATCAAATAGCAGCATCAATTAAGCTATGGGCCTCAGGGAATTTCCTCTTGTATTCCCCAGGGAATTCAGCGCACACAGCCCACAGTCTGAATTATAGAACACCTGAAGCCGATTTACTTGTCAGGATGATGGGCAAACACAATAAGAGTGGAATCAGGTTAAGACAGCGGCCACTCATTGAccttattttatggaaaataaatgcCACAGAAGAATTAAGTACATATGAAAccgcgtgtttgtgtgtgtgtgtgtgtgtgtgtttattgtatgtgtgtattgtgtgtgt contains:
- the LOC141580910 gene encoding protein FAM90A5-like; the encoded protein is MKNRNRPKFLFLSKVKCKDCGAFGYTARSTRCPMKRWNGALLPQTSGKEEGKENLKPWKPRVEGNPGLWSKEKAENEERPRPQDQQRKALLQIISGKPQSKRLPGGKESGEPCDYLTGAGRPMPVHTTKRRPVVDAALTDGSAPKIADRGSTWASLSPLRKASVSSSSSRGPTEPQTGAVAHIPQAASQGRGPQPLLLVKPTNSRPEGGSREVPQAASSTQGLNPVIDPQAQAKRPAVTSQPCPAAATHSLGLDSNLSFRPGAKRPAQAPIQACLSVPKKARLGPVQNAENSIQGGEPGALEPLQPPPALTELRPNRSPQMSRRTPAQVPSLDLQPPHSRPCLPTVRACTVSHQPAAGQDGYQPLRMLFRRLGDGGWSSTFLTAPSPDSAKRPGAFPTQSPHVPEKSEGPCVCVPRSVLCEDLQVSSSSEEELV
- the LOC120360607 gene encoding ubiquitin carboxyl-terminal hydrolase 17-like protein 6 → MEAGSLHLGGESHFNDFPKLTSSLPDAAVAEFKPRSQPEKSSLPSEPHVALSHYLAPEPARQLAPREKLPLRSRRPAAVGAGLQNMGNTCYVNASLQCLTYTPPLAKYMLSGEHSQTCHRQKGCMLCTMQAHMTQALNRPGHVIQPSQALSAGFHRRRQEDAHEFLMFTLNAMKKTSLPSREQLDDHAEDTTLIHQIFGGYWRSQIQCLHCHGTSDTFDPYLDIALDIEAAQSVEQALQHLVKPEELNGENAYHCGLCLQKVPASKSLTLHTSPKVLILVLKRFSQVTGHKLAKNVPYPECLDMQPYMSQQNSGPLLYVLYAVLVHAGWTCHNGHYFSYVKAGAGDAQWYKMDDAEVTACGVTSALNQQAYVLFYIQKTELERDGETVSTGREPRALGAEDTHRGAAQGELKRDPCLQVPDLKERAEETAPDESTLDSWKFLQEQNKTKPEFNIRKVEWTLPPDVLVIHQSKCKSGMKNHHPEQRSSLLNNSSGNLTDHESINTGTFACVKGRAGRSKGKNKHSWRALLVCQ